One region of Niallia sp. Man26 genomic DNA includes:
- a CDS encoding LCP family protein, producing MERSEYRQTRKKKRKLRKGRVFFLFLVLLIIFAAVYIFVQYNAGKKKALENGAIEKVEYEFNGEKDQYGGTNVLLLGSDAREGDTKYRTDTIMVAQFHPDKGTYKLISLMRDMYVDIPGNGQGRINTAFTIGGPELLRQTIKENFDIDLQYYAIVNFQGFEALIDETFPDGVEIDVEKRMSENIGVTLEPGLQKLNGKQLLGYVRFRHDAISDFGRVERQQKTLEALASQISGVQTVAKLPKLAGVMMPYINTSMSTKDILYIGSDLIRNKDQEVETLRVPVDGTYQDLRVNGSAVLDVDIDTNKEEIHEFLSK from the coding sequence ATGGAGCGATCAGAGTATAGACAAACCAGAAAGAAAAAAAGAAAGCTGAGAAAAGGCAGAGTCTTTTTCTTGTTTCTTGTTTTGTTGATAATATTTGCGGCTGTATACATATTTGTTCAATATAATGCCGGGAAAAAAAAGGCACTGGAAAATGGTGCAATAGAAAAGGTTGAATATGAATTTAATGGGGAAAAAGACCAGTATGGCGGGACAAATGTCCTTTTATTAGGTAGTGATGCTAGAGAAGGAGATACAAAATACCGCACAGACACGATTATGGTAGCCCAGTTTCATCCGGACAAGGGCACATATAAACTAATTTCCTTAATGCGTGATATGTATGTTGATATACCTGGAAACGGTCAGGGCAGAATTAACACAGCTTTCACAATTGGCGGACCAGAGCTGTTGCGGCAAACAATCAAGGAGAACTTTGATATAGACCTTCAATATTACGCAATTGTCAATTTCCAAGGATTTGAGGCACTTATTGATGAGACATTCCCAGATGGGGTGGAGATAGACGTCGAAAAGAGGATGTCAGAGAATATTGGGGTAACATTGGAGCCTGGCCTGCAAAAGCTGAACGGAAAGCAGCTGCTTGGTTATGTGCGCTTTAGACATGATGCTATCTCTGATTTCGGTAGGGTAGAAAGACAGCAAAAAACCCTTGAAGCACTTGCTTCACAAATTTCAGGGGTGCAGACAGTTGCTAAACTCCCTAAATTGGCTGGTGTTATGATGCCGTATATTAATACGAGCATGAGTACAAAAGACATCTTGTATATTGGGTCTGATTTAATTCGCAATAAAGACCAAGAAGTAGAGACATTGAGAGTTCCTGTTGATGGGACTTATCAAGATCTTCGAGTCAATGGTTCTGCTGTGCTTGATGTAGATATAGACACAAATAAAGAAGAAATACATGAGTTTTTATCTAAATAA
- a CDS encoding IDEAL domain-containing protein, producing MNEKSYTELTKLSAMNRHKAKETYVKELYIDMLLTEIQWNLEKASLMTQIDHAIDERNEAEFIRLSKLYTDLCKRFDN from the coding sequence ATGAATGAAAAGTCGTACACAGAGTTAACTAAGTTAAGTGCTATGAATAGACACAAAGCGAAAGAGACTTATGTGAAAGAACTTTACATCGACATGCTTCTTACTGAAATTCAATGGAATTTAGAGAAAGCCAGTTTAATGACTCAAATTGATCACGCCATAGACGAACGAAATGAAGCTGAATTTATTCGGCTGAGCAAACTATATACGGATTTATGTAAGCGCTTCGATAATTAA
- a CDS encoding TVP38/TMEM64 family protein, which translates to MDIATIKEWFTLDNIMQLIESYRAFGPLPGILLPLLESFVPFLPLFLFILANVNAFGFWLGFLFSWIGTCGGALLVFLLVRKYGQKRLLRFIRNHKKVQKLMVWIERHGFGPLFILLCFPFTPSALVNIVAGLSRIRVKQYFLAVVAGKLVMISTISFIGYDLKSMITHPIRTIPVAIAIFILWYVGKRVEARMNVTAEKEREREHGN; encoded by the coding sequence ATGGATATAGCTACAATAAAAGAATGGTTTACACTAGATAATATCATGCAATTAATAGAGAGCTACCGGGCGTTCGGTCCGTTGCCAGGCATTTTGCTGCCTTTACTAGAATCGTTTGTCCCTTTTCTGCCCCTATTTTTGTTCATTTTGGCAAATGTGAATGCCTTTGGGTTTTGGCTCGGCTTCCTGTTTTCATGGATAGGAACTTGCGGAGGGGCGCTGCTCGTATTTTTGCTTGTTAGAAAATATGGACAAAAGAGGCTTTTGCGCTTTATTCGTAACCATAAAAAAGTGCAAAAGCTCATGGTTTGGATAGAGAGACATGGGTTTGGACCGCTGTTTATCTTGCTGTGTTTTCCTTTCACCCCGTCGGCTTTAGTAAATATTGTGGCAGGTCTCTCCCGTATCCGTGTAAAACAATATTTTCTTGCTGTTGTGGCAGGCAAGCTAGTCATGATCAGCACCATAAGCTTTATTGGTTATGACTTGAAGTCGATGATTACACATCCGATACGGACAATTCCAGTTGCAATCGCGATTTTTATCCTATGGTATGTAGGAAAAAGAGTCGAGGCAAGAATGAATGTTACGGCAGAAAAAGAAAGAGAAAGAGAACATGGAAATTAA
- a CDS encoding lipoate--protein ligase yields MLFIDNKGITDPRINLAIEEYALKNLDINETYLLFYINEPSIIIGKNQNTIEEINTEYVESNGIHVVRRLSGGGAVYHDKGNLNFSFITKDDGDSFHNFRKFTEPVVKALQSMGVDAELSGRNDLLAEGRKISGNAQFSTKGRMFSHGTLLFDSEMDHIVSALKVRKDKIESKGIKSVRSRVANITEFLREKMEIEEFKRLILAYLFEGEENIQEYVLTEKDWENIHALSKERYQNWDWNYGKSPKFNLQHSHRFPVGQVDVRFDVAKGIIKNCKIYGDFFGVGDVSDIENKLIGLRYDRSELEKALEETSIKHYFGNITKEDFLHLIY; encoded by the coding sequence ATGCTGTTTATTGATAATAAGGGCATTACAGATCCGCGCATTAACTTGGCGATTGAAGAATATGCGCTGAAAAATCTCGATATTAATGAAACATACCTATTATTTTATATAAATGAACCATCTATCATCATCGGCAAAAACCAGAACACAATTGAAGAAATTAACACAGAATATGTCGAGTCAAACGGAATTCACGTAGTCAGAAGGCTTTCTGGCGGCGGGGCTGTTTACCATGATAAAGGTAATTTGAACTTCAGCTTTATCACAAAGGATGACGGTGACAGTTTTCATAATTTCCGCAAATTTACAGAGCCTGTTGTCAAGGCACTGCAAAGCATGGGTGTTGATGCTGAGTTAAGCGGCCGCAATGATTTGCTGGCAGAAGGCAGAAAGATTTCTGGGAATGCCCAATTCTCCACAAAAGGGAGAATGTTCAGTCATGGCACCCTGTTGTTCGATTCAGAAATGGATCATATTGTTTCTGCATTAAAAGTTAGAAAAGATAAAATCGAATCAAAAGGGATTAAATCTGTCAGAAGCCGTGTTGCTAATATTACAGAATTCCTGAGAGAGAAAATGGAAATTGAAGAATTTAAACGCCTTATCTTGGCTTACCTGTTTGAAGGGGAAGAAAATATCCAGGAATACGTTCTAACAGAAAAAGATTGGGAAAACATCCATGCTCTTTCAAAGGAACGTTACCAAAACTGGGATTGGAATTATGGAAAATCACCAAAGTTCAATTTGCAGCATTCCCATCGTTTCCCTGTTGGACAAGTTGATGTCCGCTTTGATGTCGCAAAAGGAATCATTAAAAACTGTAAAATATATGGTGATTTCTTTGGAGTCGGCGATGTTTCTGACATTGAGAACAAGCTGATTGGTTTGCGCTATGACCGCAGTGAACTAGAAAAGGCTCTTGAGGAAACATCAATCAAGCATTATTTCGGCAATATCACGAAGGAAGACTTCCTTCATTTAATATATTAA
- a CDS encoding competence protein ComK, translating to MAEKRKNIDLYEVNYHTLAILPELQKNGEVYSKIYEGANIYMCKLAPGKIIKRSCEYFGCTYEGKRKGTRALMNYQHKLPISIDSKSTIYAFPTHSPSNHACMWFFLHHISDRVVEGEGKTTVIFRNDRRLSIDVSFHTFNNQILRTNLLQTKIRHNQEDSENPL from the coding sequence ATGGCTGAAAAACGGAAAAATATCGACCTGTATGAAGTGAATTATCACACGCTTGCAATCCTGCCTGAATTACAGAAGAATGGCGAAGTTTATTCTAAAATATATGAAGGAGCCAATATTTATATGTGCAAACTAGCGCCAGGTAAAATAATTAAGCGAAGCTGTGAGTATTTCGGATGCACATATGAGGGGAAACGAAAGGGTACGAGGGCATTGATGAATTATCAGCATAAATTGCCGATATCCATTGATTCGAAAAGCACTATTTATGCATTTCCCACTCATTCTCCTTCTAACCATGCATGCATGTGGTTTTTTCTTCATCATATTTCAGACAGAGTAGTAGAGGGAGAAGGTAAAACGACTGTTATATTCCGCAATGACCGAAGACTTTCTATCGATGTATCTTTCCATACCTTCAATAACCAAATATTAAGAACAAATTTGCTGCAAACAAAAATCCGCCACAATCAGGAAGACAGTGAAAATCCGTTGTAA
- a CDS encoding S9 family peptidase, whose translation MGESRKVTSEDLYKLKSIVDPQASPDGKGFLYVVTGISEDKDAYYSNIYYQSLEDSSKSYQWTFGEHRNTSPRWSPNGEEIAFVSNRSGKNQIYVLNKNGGEAKQLTFVSNGASNPVWSADGSEIAFQTSIGKKESLQDKEITEKTEEKPQALEVDMMKYKSDSAGFWNGSYSHIAIVNKETAELKEVTSGENDYYLESWSPDGKYLAITADESEDKDFSFESDVYLYALETKEWKKITESNGQFGRVTWSPNSQKIGIIGSGREYENATLYKIWVYDLNREELRCLTEDWDVNVGDFAIGDFQQGAVTPGILWGEDNNSFVFLATDHGNTIVYFGNEEGAIYPSLIDNQHVYGLSTGGSLKQAIVAISKPTEPGDLYSLNLETGGTVKLTDVNKEFTETHSFAPAEPIELTSRDGWQLHGWVMKPADYKEGEKYPLVLEIHGGPHAMYANSYFHEFQTLAANGYAVLFINPRGSHGYGQHFVDAVRGDYGGKDYEDVMDAVDYACANFDFIDETRLGVTGGSYGGFMTNWIVGHTNRFKAAVTQRSISNWISFYGVSDIGYYFSDWQIKADLNDIETLWKHSPLAYANNIETPLLILHGEKDFRCPIEQAEQLFIALKKQKKTTKFVRFPESNHELSRSGKPTLRISRLNYINNWFIDYL comes from the coding sequence ATGGGAGAATCGAGAAAAGTAACGTCTGAGGATTTATACAAATTAAAATCAATTGTTGATCCGCAAGCAAGCCCGGATGGGAAGGGATTTCTATATGTAGTGACAGGCATTTCGGAAGACAAGGATGCTTATTACTCCAATATCTATTATCAGAGCTTAGAGGACAGCAGCAAAAGCTATCAGTGGACGTTTGGAGAGCATCGCAACACATCGCCAAGATGGTCGCCAAACGGCGAGGAAATCGCATTTGTTTCGAATCGAAGCGGAAAAAACCAAATTTACGTGCTGAACAAAAACGGCGGAGAAGCAAAGCAGCTTACATTTGTGAGCAATGGTGCTTCTAACCCTGTTTGGTCTGCTGACGGCAGTGAGATTGCGTTCCAAACGAGCATTGGTAAAAAGGAAAGCCTTCAGGATAAGGAAATTACCGAAAAGACGGAAGAGAAACCACAAGCATTAGAAGTGGATATGATGAAATATAAATCAGACAGTGCAGGCTTTTGGAATGGCAGTTACAGCCATATCGCAATCGTAAATAAAGAAACAGCAGAACTGAAGGAAGTCACTTCAGGAGAAAATGACTATTACTTAGAAAGCTGGTCTCCAGATGGAAAGTATCTTGCTATTACAGCAGATGAAAGTGAGGATAAAGACTTCAGTTTCGAATCGGATGTATATCTGTACGCCTTAGAAACGAAAGAATGGAAGAAAATCACAGAAAGCAATGGCCAATTTGGAAGAGTAACTTGGTCGCCTAACAGCCAAAAAATCGGCATTATTGGCAGCGGTAGAGAATACGAAAATGCTACCTTGTATAAAATCTGGGTTTATGATTTGAACAGGGAAGAGCTCCGCTGCTTAACAGAAGATTGGGATGTGAATGTCGGCGATTTTGCGATTGGAGATTTTCAGCAAGGAGCAGTTACACCAGGAATTCTATGGGGCGAGGATAATAATAGCTTTGTTTTTCTTGCGACAGACCATGGTAATACTATTGTTTATTTTGGCAATGAGGAGGGAGCAATCTATCCAAGTCTGATTGACAATCAGCATGTGTACGGGCTGTCTACTGGCGGAAGCTTAAAGCAGGCGATTGTTGCAATCAGCAAACCGACAGAACCAGGTGATTTATACAGCCTGAACTTAGAAACAGGCGGAACAGTTAAACTGACAGATGTGAATAAGGAATTTACAGAAACACATAGCTTTGCACCAGCAGAACCAATCGAGCTGACATCAAGAGACGGCTGGCAATTACATGGCTGGGTGATGAAGCCTGCTGATTATAAGGAAGGAGAAAAATATCCTCTTGTTCTTGAAATTCATGGCGGTCCGCACGCAATGTATGCTAATTCCTATTTTCATGAGTTTCAAACACTTGCAGCAAATGGTTATGCCGTGCTGTTCATTAATCCGCGCGGAAGCCACGGATATGGTCAGCATTTTGTCGATGCGGTTAGAGGCGATTATGGCGGCAAGGACTATGAGGATGTAATGGATGCTGTTGACTACGCATGTGCAAACTTTGATTTCATAGATGAAACCCGCCTTGGAGTAACAGGAGGAAGCTATGGCGGATTTATGACAAACTGGATTGTCGGCCATACAAATCGCTTTAAGGCTGCAGTTACACAGCGTTCGATTTCCAACTGGATCAGCTTCTATGGTGTTAGTGATATCGGCTATTATTTCTCTGATTGGCAAATTAAAGCAGACTTGAATGATATCGAAACATTATGGAAGCATTCACCGTTAGCATACGCCAATAATATTGAAACTCCGCTGTTAATTTTGCACGGTGAAAAGGACTTCCGTTGTCCAATTGAGCAGGCAGAGCAGTTGTTTATTGCACTTAAAAAGCAGAAAAAGACAACGAAATTTGTCCGCTTCCCAGAATCCAATCATGAATTATCAAGAAGCGGCAAACCAACATTGCGCATTTCCCGTTTGAATTATATTAATAATTGGTTTATTGATTATTTGTAA
- a CDS encoding TetR/AcrR family transcriptional regulator, producing the protein MAMDRKKMILEAAAKSFSMFGYKATTMDQVAKIANVGKGTIYTFFKNKEQLFDEIITGLILEMKAEADASFDPGSSFMDNVHRTLIRMLEYRKEHQLTIKLFEEQKEMGTLEVKEVLNRLENAILSYMKGHVQEAISKGEIQPCDPELTSFIIFKMYISLIFDWEKNHPPLQSEEIALTVERSLLKGLSTR; encoded by the coding sequence TTGGCTATGGATCGGAAGAAGATGATACTGGAAGCTGCTGCGAAGTCCTTTTCTATGTTTGGCTATAAAGCAACAACGATGGACCAAGTGGCGAAAATAGCAAATGTCGGCAAAGGAACTATTTATACGTTTTTCAAAAATAAGGAACAGCTTTTTGATGAGATTATCACAGGGCTTATTTTGGAAATGAAGGCAGAGGCAGACGCCTCCTTTGATCCAGGTTCTAGCTTTATGGACAATGTTCATCGGACACTAATTCGGATGCTTGAATACAGAAAAGAGCATCAGCTTACGATAAAGTTGTTTGAAGAGCAAAAGGAAATGGGAACATTAGAAGTGAAGGAAGTACTTAACCGCCTGGAAAACGCTATTCTTAGCTATATGAAGGGACATGTACAAGAAGCTATCAGTAAAGGAGAAATACAGCCTTGTGACCCTGAGCTGACTTCATTTATTATCTTTAAAATGTATATCTCCTTAATTTTTGATTGGGAAAAAAACCATCCCCCCCTTCAGTCAGAGGAGATCGCCTTAACTGTTGAAAGGTCCTTATTAAAGGGATTGTCTACTAGATAG
- a CDS encoding M48 family metalloprotease — protein MARKIGFYSVLLFIMYGLFFYWYLFYFADSKLPFEYQGSAADPSTFLNSRELGLSEEYSKLKNFLFFISTPFEWLIYLFILLFGFSKAFRKWGEESGKYKIIQKAIYLFWLHLMAYAVSFPLSYLGYKLSRDYHISTQSFPSWMKDELIDFWVNYATVFVIFTVLYWLMSKSKKRWWLYAWLLSVPFTLFMTFIQPVIIDPLYNNFTALSDEKLEEKILALAKESNIPAEHVFEVNMSDKTNALNAYVTGIGSNSRIVLWDTTLQELKDNEILFVMAHEMAHYVEKHIYFGIGLSLVLSFFGLYLIYRLMNLIINRCGPALKVSKVEDIQSFPLVLLLISMLLFIANPFANVVSRYEEKRADNYAVALTEDPEAGITTFQKLAKTGLSEVNPPLLVKVFRYSHPTMLERISALEEKSILIKNNTD, from the coding sequence ATGGCAAGAAAAATAGGTTTTTACTCAGTATTATTATTCATCATGTACGGCTTATTTTTTTATTGGTATTTGTTTTATTTCGCAGATTCAAAGCTCCCTTTTGAATACCAAGGATCCGCCGCAGATCCATCCACCTTTCTGAATAGCAGAGAGCTGGGATTAAGTGAGGAATATTCTAAACTAAAGAACTTTTTATTCTTTATTTCCACTCCCTTTGAATGGCTGATCTATCTGTTTATTCTGCTGTTTGGCTTCTCAAAAGCCTTCCGCAAATGGGGAGAGGAGTCAGGAAAATATAAAATCATCCAAAAAGCGATTTATTTGTTTTGGCTCCATTTAATGGCTTATGCAGTTTCCTTTCCTTTAAGCTATTTGGGCTATAAGCTTTCACGAGATTATCATATTTCCACACAAAGCTTTCCTTCGTGGATGAAAGACGAGCTGATAGATTTTTGGGTCAATTATGCAACTGTTTTTGTTATTTTTACCGTCCTGTATTGGCTGATGAGCAAAAGCAAAAAGCGCTGGTGGCTTTATGCGTGGCTGCTGTCTGTCCCATTCACATTGTTTATGACATTTATCCAGCCAGTCATCATTGACCCGCTGTATAACAACTTTACTGCCTTAAGTGATGAGAAGCTGGAGGAGAAAATCCTCGCATTGGCTAAAGAGTCCAACATCCCTGCAGAGCATGTGTTTGAGGTGAATATGTCAGACAAAACCAATGCCTTAAATGCCTATGTAACGGGAATTGGCAGTAATTCGAGAATCGTACTTTGGGATACTACACTTCAGGAACTGAAAGACAATGAGATTCTGTTTGTCATGGCCCATGAAATGGCACATTATGTTGAAAAGCATATTTACTTTGGAATCGGTTTGTCTCTTGTGCTGTCATTTTTCGGCCTTTATCTCATTTACAGGCTGATGAACCTAATTATTAATAGGTGCGGTCCTGCTCTAAAAGTTTCTAAGGTTGAGGATATTCAATCCTTCCCTTTAGTCCTACTGCTTATTTCGATGCTGCTGTTTATTGCAAATCCGTTTGCTAATGTTGTTTCGAGATATGAGGAGAAGAGGGCAGACAATTATGCAGTTGCTTTAACGGAAGATCCTGAAGCAGGAATAACAACCTTTCAAAAGCTTGCAAAAACCGGCCTCAGCGAAGTTAATCCGCCATTGCTTGTTAAAGTATTTCGCTACAGCCATCCAACGATGCTTGAAAGAATATCTGCCTTGGAAGAGAAGAGTATTTTAATCAAGAACAATACTGACTAG
- the hemH gene encoding ferrochelatase: MSRKKMGLLVMAYGTPYKEEDIERYYTHIRHGRRPTDEMLEDLRSRYEAIGGISPLAKITQEQAERLEAHLNSIQEDIEFKMYIGLKHIEPFVEDAVKSMHADGITEAVSIVLAPHFSTFSIKSYNGRAKQAAEELGGLTIHSVESWYDEPKFIEYWSKKVQETFSKMSEEERSNAALIVSAHSLPEKILQYGDPYPDQLKETADLIAKSAGVSNYYIGWQSAGNTPDPWLGPDVQDLTRDLYEKHGYKAFVYTPVGFVADHLEVLYDNDYECLVVTKDIGASYYRPEMPNAQPEFIDALATVVLNSLSVHSK; the protein is encoded by the coding sequence ATGAGCAGAAAAAAAATGGGGCTGTTAGTAATGGCCTACGGAACTCCATATAAAGAAGAAGATATCGAAAGATACTATACACATATTAGACATGGCAGAAGACCAACTGATGAGATGTTGGAAGACTTGAGAAGCCGCTATGAAGCAATAGGTGGAATTTCTCCGCTGGCAAAAATTACGCAGGAGCAGGCTGAACGACTCGAAGCCCATCTTAATTCCATTCAAGAAGATATTGAATTTAAGATGTACATCGGTTTGAAGCATATTGAACCATTTGTCGAAGATGCTGTTAAAAGCATGCATGCTGACGGAATCACGGAAGCGGTAAGTATTGTATTAGCACCACATTTCTCCACATTCAGCATTAAGTCATATAACGGCAGAGCGAAACAAGCAGCCGAAGAGCTTGGCGGGTTAACTATTCACAGTGTTGAAAGCTGGTATGATGAGCCGAAGTTCATCGAGTATTGGTCTAAAAAGGTTCAGGAGACTTTCAGCAAAATGTCAGAAGAAGAAAGAAGCAATGCTGCTTTAATTGTTTCAGCGCACAGCTTGCCTGAAAAGATTCTTCAATACGGTGATCCTTATCCAGATCAATTGAAAGAAACAGCTGATTTGATTGCAAAATCTGCTGGTGTTTCTAATTATTATATCGGCTGGCAAAGTGCTGGTAACACACCAGACCCTTGGCTTGGCCCAGATGTTCAAGATTTAACAAGAGATCTTTATGAAAAACATGGATATAAAGCATTTGTTTATACGCCAGTCGGTTTTGTGGCAGACCACCTTGAAGTGCTTTATGATAATGACTATGAGTGCCTTGTTGTTACAAAAGATATCGGTGCGTCTTACTACAGACCAGAAATGCCGAATGCACAGCCTGAATTTATTGATGCGCTGGCAACGGTTGTTTTAAACAGCTTGTCTGTTCACTCTAAATAA
- a CDS encoding YhgE/Pip domain-containing protein, translating into MKQNLLKAELTSIFKNRMKLISILAIIFIPILYAGIYLWAFWDPYGHLEKLPVAVVNEDSGAEMNDEKLEVGKDLVDNLKESKDFDFQFVDKEEGYKGLENQKYYMLIEIPKDFSENATTLLDDNPKKLDLKYVSNPGFNFISSQIGNSAVEKIKEGVGKEVTETYAESVFENISKMASGLEDASTGAKDLSDGTDKVNKGTQEVYKNLQTLAEKSVEFTDGINTANSGAKELLTGAESLSDGLGQLQDGHKELADAAAKLQGGDQSILNGITSTKEGAEKLQSSIPSLKAGTDELKTGANSLTSGLQEWSSSSEKLADGALQVNEGAKQVQETVNSILPMLDGLPEDKKQEVQAALQSLVDGSGQIATNTQALQQGADKLAQGGQSLSAGLNQLSDGEQQLKAGAQQLADGTAQLEDGSKQQVAGQEQFIAGMNQYSTEFSKAASGSNELVTGVNSLLTGMNQLSSGSSALSEGTSKLESGSKDLADGTASLSTGSKELSDKLADGADDASSIHSDDKTYDMMAEPVTVSDEKVSDVPNYGTGLAPYFISLGLFVGALMLSIVFSFNEPEGVPKNGLRWFLSKAVILAGVGILQALVASFVLLKVLGMEVQSIPLFILFTVIASLVFFSIIQFFVTILGNPGRFIVVLLLIFQLTTSGGTFPLELIPDFMQHIHALLPMSYSVSGLRAVISTGDFDFMWHNARILAMYPIFFIAGTLLYFIVAHKRQFAETAAE; encoded by the coding sequence ATGAAACAAAATTTATTAAAAGCAGAGCTGACCTCAATATTCAAAAATCGGATGAAGCTTATTTCCATCTTGGCCATTATATTTATTCCGATATTATATGCAGGAATTTATCTATGGGCGTTTTGGGATCCATATGGACATTTAGAGAAGCTCCCAGTTGCTGTCGTTAATGAGGACAGCGGTGCAGAAATGAATGATGAAAAACTGGAGGTCGGCAAAGATTTAGTCGACAACCTGAAGGAAAGCAAGGATTTCGACTTTCAGTTTGTAGATAAAGAGGAAGGTTACAAAGGGTTAGAAAATCAGAAATATTATATGCTGATTGAAATACCAAAGGATTTCTCTGAAAATGCAACGACATTGCTTGATGATAATCCGAAAAAATTGGATTTAAAATATGTCTCTAATCCAGGTTTTAATTTTATCTCCTCCCAAATCGGCAATTCAGCTGTTGAAAAGATAAAGGAGGGTGTCGGCAAGGAAGTAACAGAGACATATGCTGAATCTGTTTTTGAAAATATAAGCAAAATGGCATCAGGGCTTGAAGATGCGAGCACTGGAGCAAAGGACCTTAGTGACGGAACAGATAAGGTCAATAAAGGTACACAGGAAGTTTATAAGAATTTGCAAACACTTGCCGAGAAATCGGTTGAATTTACAGATGGAATCAATACAGCCAATTCTGGAGCAAAGGAGCTTCTGACTGGAGCAGAAAGCCTTTCAGATGGATTAGGTCAGCTGCAAGACGGCCATAAAGAGCTCGCTGATGCAGCAGCTAAGCTGCAAGGCGGAGACCAATCGATTTTAAATGGTATCACTTCAACAAAAGAAGGAGCGGAAAAGCTACAAAGCAGCATCCCTTCGTTAAAAGCAGGAACAGATGAGTTGAAAACAGGCGCAAACTCTCTTACTTCAGGACTGCAGGAGTGGAGCAGCAGCTCTGAAAAGTTAGCTGACGGAGCCTTGCAAGTAAATGAAGGAGCAAAACAAGTGCAGGAAACAGTAAATTCCATCCTGCCAATGCTTGACGGGTTGCCTGAGGATAAGAAGCAAGAAGTTCAGGCAGCACTTCAAAGTCTTGTAGACGGCAGTGGCCAAATTGCGACAAACACGCAAGCTCTTCAGCAAGGAGCAGATAAATTGGCTCAAGGAGGACAAAGCTTATCTGCCGGCTTGAATCAGTTAAGTGACGGAGAACAGCAGCTGAAAGCTGGAGCTCAGCAGCTTGCAGATGGAACTGCACAGCTGGAGGATGGCTCTAAACAGCAGGTTGCAGGCCAGGAGCAGTTTATTGCAGGCATGAATCAATACTCTACAGAGTTTTCTAAAGCTGCAAGTGGTTCTAATGAACTTGTGACAGGAGTTAATTCATTGCTGACAGGTATGAATCAATTGTCTTCAGGTTCTAGTGCTTTATCTGAAGGGACTAGTAAGCTAGAATCCGGATCGAAGGATCTTGCAGATGGAACTGCTTCCTTATCAACAGGCAGCAAGGAGCTGTCAGATAAGCTGGCAGATGGTGCTGATGATGCAAGCTCTATCCACTCTGATGATAAGACGTATGATATGATGGCAGAACCAGTTACTGTGTCAGATGAAAAAGTTTCAGATGTTCCTAACTACGGAACAGGATTGGCTCCTTATTTCATCTCATTAGGATTATTTGTTGGTGCATTAATGCTTTCTATCGTGTTCTCATTCAATGAGCCGGAAGGAGTTCCTAAAAACGGCCTGCGCTGGTTCTTAAGTAAAGCGGTCATTCTTGCTGGGGTGGGAATTCTGCAGGCACTTGTAGCTTCATTTGTGCTGCTTAAGGTGCTTGGAATGGAAGTGCAGAGCATCCCATTATTTATTCTGTTTACGGTTATTGCGAGTCTCGTATTCTTTTCTATCATTCAGTTCTTTGTGACAATTTTGGGGAATCCAGGACGTTTCATCGTTGTCCTTCTTTTGATTTTCCAATTGACAACAAGCGGCGGAACATTCCCGTTAGAGCTTATACCTGATTTTATGCAGCATATCCATGCATTGCTGCCAATGTCTTATTCAGTATCAGGCTTAAGGGCGGTCATTTCGACAGGAGACTTCGACTTTATGTGGCATAATGCGAGGATTTTGGCAATGTACCCAATCTTCTTTATTGCTGGTACGCTTCTATACTTCATAGTTGCTCATAAACGCCAGTTTGCAGAGACTGCAGCAGAATAA